From the genome of Capsicum annuum cultivar UCD-10X-F1 chromosome 4, UCD10Xv1.1, whole genome shotgun sequence:
atattcatgccttttgtctttttatgtcatttatcaaaataaaagtcaccatcatttctttacattttaagtcaagtctgtgtcaaaacaagcgagaaaggatttcaaaatttactaccagtctttccaattatacgaggaaaagacaaggaacagcacaggaaagaaatatgatcgtaattcaacacgaagcaaaggaagtctatcaatcgacaggctattggatttgtagaaacattcagatttggaaaaagtgtacctcaggggcatggtaaaatggaaacccattgtttgagtcagaactcatttccctcaatctagATTCGGGTAAATGATGCGTCAAGACAGGACAAGTGTCAGCGATTTAGAAGAAAGATGAAAGAAACGAATGCTGGGGCAGATACCTTAGAAGCTAAGAgttgcaagccaccactaagtttttaactgacaaattttctttgttgaaacaggggcaaattcgtttcacttgattcagctaccattggaaatgcacatccgtgggaatttactttctgttcaggaccctcctgaaaaatgggattttactttatgctcaggaccctcctgaaaaatgggattttactttctgctcaggacccttctgaaaaatgggattttactttctgctcaggaccctcctgaaaaatgggaatttactttctgttcaggaccttcctgaaaaatgggatttttactttatgctcaggaccctccggaaaaatgggattttactttctgctcaggaccctcctgaaaaatgggactttactttctgttcaggaccctcctgaaaaatggaaatttaccttatgttcaggaccctcctgaaaaatgggattttactttctgttcagtgattttactttatgttcaggacccttctgaaaaataggaatttactttcagttcacgaccctcctgaaaaatgggattttactttctgttcagtgatttaactttctgtttaggaccctcctgaaaaatgggaatttactttcggttcaggaccctcctgaaaaatgggatttcactttttgttcaggaccctcctggaaaatgggattttactttctgttcaagatcgtcttgaaaaatggaattttactttctgttcaggaccctcctgaaaaatgggaatttacttttgattcaggatcctcctgaaaaatgggaatttactttatgttcaggaccctcctggaaaatgggacaaccgttcaaaaatgaaatactactttactataatttttgtatGGGATAATgtttgttctagttttaattttgggtttcaggagcccgcctgaagaacagggtgatgaaatagcaagtcaagagcccacctaaagaacagggtgatgaaatagcaagtcaggagcccacctgaagaacagggtgatgaaataacaagtcaggggagcccacctgaagaacagggtgatgaaattgcaagtcaggagcccgcctaaagaacagggtgatgaaataacaagtcaggagcccgcccggagaatagggtgaagaaacaaCAAGTTAaacaacaaagcgaagcaattgaaagccaagcaacaagttgaaagaaatagcaagtcaggggCCCgcatgaagaatagggtgatgaaagtcgagtcaagaaccaacaaaagttgtatagataggttttttgtaatttcatttatgttttaacttgtaatttgcATTTTTGATGTAAGAACAGAGCCGCGTaccggaacctcactcgactctccaactcggtatagtccatctccgtCCAATCCTTGGAGATACTTATCACTCGATCCCTTCATAACTTTGGTGGGTAGGCTGTCCTAATTCAAAACCCGATAgtccttctttcttctgtttctttctttgaataatggtcaggacaaaattctgtctcgttgtctacttctttgtctgaaaacattgcgtgtttacattcaaagggggcatcatgtagacacgtaattttgtccccctcaaaagttcgattttattcatttctaCCTTATCATATCGTGTACCATCACCCACGTGATTAcacctcacaaaatacaaaaataataataataaataaataataaaataacaaatcctatcctaaataatcctatcttatcctaacaacctatccaatcaaaataaaccacctcacCACTCcacaccctaccccctacccctaACCCCACGTCACctccctcttttttttcttgtccaagaagaaaggacttaaaaaaggaaaatacaatatatatatacccacATACACACAAAATAAGGGGATGAAcagtaaccaaaaaaaaatcagCTCTTTCACTCTAGACTttcactctctctttctctctctaagttCCTTCCGGCCGGTGATAATGAAACCATCGCTGCCGCCACTGCCACCGCTGTCAATGTCTTCTCTCCTCTGATCTCCGACCAAACCCGCTAGATCTGCCGTCGCCGTCACCGACCAAACCCCCATCGCCGCCGAAGAAGAAAGCAAACCAGCTGCTGTTCCGCCACCAACAGTCGCTGCTCTAGCTGCGGTGCGTTGGCCACTGGCTCCATCCGCAGCTCACCCATCCGGCGAAACAGCTTCAGCTCCGGTCACCACTGGAGAAACAGGCACTGTCGCCGTTCTCGCCGTCATTGGAGCTCATCGGAGTTTGATCTGCGTTGGTTTTTGGGTTCTGTTTGTTTGTTGGAGGTTTTGGTTTCATCTGTTTCCTGGTTCGTCGTCGTCGTTATTATTTGGGTTTTCGTATAACAAAGTTTGTCCCACTGGTTTTGAAGTTGTCCTATTAGTTTTTCCCTACACCGAGTTGGATTCATCGCGATCGAGGTTCTCcggtcgagtattttggtcttcgaatttctttattatcgtcaaggatcaatttcatcgaggtccatttcttctaaccgaatctttaatttattttgactttttggtGATGTTGTGGGTGTGAATGATTTATTTATTACGTGTTTGGTATGTGCgaatatgtgttatgtgttggttgatgttggttccggactttgaaaagtgaattgataaatcgaagcatgtttaatcatattgtttgaaataaatttggggacAGGAATCGAaaattaataaaagtaaatattttgatatttttgatatattgttgatgttgaatgccATATGtcatcgagcgggtaggcaaacgtAAGCCGGGTAggcgaaatttaggaataagtgtttcgtgGGATGTTGGAATGTGCATGTGAATGTCTCTTTCTAGATTATCGTGTTTAATttagatgtatttatttagccggggaatgcctcgagatcgcttgtatttattcaccggggaatgccccgacgtatcatgttggccgaaaatgatcgtgatgaaggcccgcggagtcgggtaaggcattggagatTAGTCTAGGTTTAGTTTAGACtaagatttatattttcgtaattttttttctatttttcggactgtataattggactggactttacgtTTTTGGACTGctttgttttctttattgtttgatattttgcgttcttttgtgtgatttatacatttcataatgccaaaaataGTCGGTACACTCTACTAAGCGACCGTGattgaaccacgggatcaaggggtgcctaacaccttcccctcggtcaacagaattccttagcaggaatctctgttcgcaaaccggtttaagagtcaaatggtttcgaaaaggattttccaaaggtgacttggcacaccggatcatgccaagtggcgactctgaataaaaaatgtaaatgatccttttccgaaacaaatttttcatttcttgtcacttaaataataaaaccctttcggaCTTAAAATATACATTCTTTTGAGTACgtcaaaaaaggggtgtgacaatccAGTACGAGTTTGAAAAGAATAGAGTGTAGGTAGAGTTACAACTAGTGTTGGCCAATTGAGTCGATAGTGATGTCTTTGTAGAAATCGCAAAATCAAAAGTAGGTTTGCGGATTCAATGGAACTCAAAGAATTTTGGGTCGAACCCTGTGAGTATGTGTGAATAACAAGCAAGTAGAGAAATTCAGAGTTTTGGgttcgaactttatatatgtgtGATAAAAAACCATATATTAAATTAGTTATACATCTAGAACTCGATCTCCAATTCTAAACTCACAACATCTAAATTTTGAATGTGCCATCGCTTTGTCGGCTTTCTTGTTATGATCTCTATTTAGACTAACAAATATGACCTTTCTTTAGTTTGAAAGTTAATGTGATCCCAAGTACATATTGCTTACATTACTTCACATAACCATAGAATAGAACTCATATTTTTTAGACTTAAATACATGGTTCATTCTATGATATGATCAAGATACTTCACACAACTATACTCTCGAATCTCGATAGACACATGCTTTTTATGTGACATAAAACATGTAGGACCTGAATTGGTTGAGTAAGATGTCACATAGGACACATGTATGTACTTGTTCAACATTATACAAATACCTACTTGTACACATCCAAAGTTGGAGGACATAGAATTTAAAGTTATGTTTGAATATGCATTTTTCTTGGATATTCATATACTAGCATTAGGTTCAATAGATATACTAGTTATTTTTACTTAGTTATGTAGTTTTTTCCATTTGTCCGTTTCCTTAATGTCGTGTCCGGgcaggttcacatgaatctacgcTCTCCTTCCTAGATCATATATAAcagtgttttattttttaaaaaatatttaaatataaatatataaatctaCGCTTAAAGTATGTTCATAATAAACACCCATTCTCTCGAAATTCTGAATACGCCCTCTGTGTGCCGCTATCCCACACACAATTTGTAGGAATGCTATAGAAGATCAAAATTCAACTTCTTGCATTTTGAGCATGTTGTTGAAGTTGTCCAAATCACATGTTTGTAAAGATGGCTTTCTCTTTTTCGTTTTAGCACTAATTTGTGCATGATTCTGTTGCAATAAATCTCCACGTATGAACTTTACATGGTGCAGCCTTTTGACAGAACGTCTCAGAAAATACTAGTAATAATATTACATTCAAATTTAGAGTTCTACAGAGCCTTTAAAGTGTAAATACAAATTGGAAAGAATATATCTAGACTAGAATGACAAGAAATAAGTTGGGCTCTATCTTTTCTGTCGACCTCATATCCACAGGGTAGCTTGATGGTCATCAAATAAAACTAAGATGAGTATATTTTGTTTTATGCTTGTCTCAAAGTAGACTAAACACCTATTTACTGGAGCAAGGGACATTATATGGATGGTAAAACAAAATAATCTTCCTGAATGACTTGTGCATAACAGACGTTGAACCATGAGACATAGCACAAACACTAAATCATGTGCTAAGCAGCAAACTAATTTCACACTGATTCATCATCGACCAGAAGGAAAATTTCAAACCTTTCCACGCCACATACATGAATTAATATGGATATTGgggtaataaaaaaaaaaaaacctcataTTAATCATTCTTTCTTAAGGGGCGTGGAAAGTCTAAAGTGGATAAGTAAAAATTActggagggagtaatatttatttCGCAAGGCAAGACTTTTAGAGAACTTTGTCTTGGGGCATAACTTTTGCCACTAAATCTATGCCTTACATCATAACTTGTGTCGTTGAAGTTCTGCCTTGGGGCATAACTTGGTTAGCTCCTAAattttcttcttaggttgatgaGGGAAACATTAGAAAAAATCAACCAATAGGAAAACGTTTAACCATTTTGAAATATCTACTTCCAAGAAATTGTACGCCATATCATGAGCACTAACTGTACATTTGATTGTAAAAATATTGGATGACTCCTTTTCCAAGTCAAGCACTAAGTATATTTCTTTCTTGGTCTGCCACGTAATTTTTTTTCCAAGTCAAGCACCAACTATATGTCATTCTTACAATGACATAGGCGGATTATTCgagattaaaattttatgaatttaatctttaaGGGGCTGTTTGGAGTGAGGAAGATAATTTTGGGATAATCTTTAGTATCCCGTAATCCCTTGTTGGTTATATTAGTGTGGAATAACTTATCTCGGGATTAATAATTAGTACTAGGATAGTATACTAATACTAGGATAAATTATACTGGGTTAAAATgagtaaaataacaaaattacccTCCTTAAACCCGCTTTTATATATCACTTTTCACATTCATACATATTCCCACAAATTTTAATACCATTTCTTTCGCTACTCgttattttttgataatatatttctctattaaataattatactataaatataatttttatttatgaatatattatacgttgaaTTTGTTGCCTAATGCttatgtttatttataatttaatttttcttacaaaaatattgACCCCACtacttaattaaatatttttaattaaatagtgtTTTGtcatttaaaaatttacattttatatatcaattaaaacaAAGATAACTTCTaaacattttaaaatataaaagtgatatGTTCTGAAATGAAGTGATAAAAATAATGGTAAAGATTCAAATATGGCATTGAACTATAAAAAATGGCTCACTTATGCCATCAATTAAAAGTTCGGCTCATTCATGACATCGCCATTACAAAATCAGCTCATTCATGTCATTTCTTTATAACAGTGTTTTTTCAAAAACAGCTTTACCACATAGCCTTTTATTATaggtccacatcattaattaaagTAAGAGAAAAtactcaaatatgccattgaaaaATCGAAATGTCTCATTTATGCTATCGGTTAAAAGATCGTCTCATTCATGTCATCACTGTTACAAAACtagctcattcatgccattactttttaacagtgGATTTGTAAAAATAGCTTAGGCACATGGCCTATTATTAGAGgttcacatcattaattaaaataaatcaatataaattttgagataacaAGAGAATCCTCCATTTCAAACaaacttaaaaacatttaaaataaaaaagataaacgGGTCTAATAAACACGACACTTATGAAAAGTTCACAAAGAAAGtgtttaaaagatattttggcATAAAAACAAAGTTCACAAAGAAAGtgtttaaaagatattttggcataaaaacatttaaaataagaCAATCCAACCATGctttgaatgttgttactttgttagaatttttaaaaacaatatgtaaaaacatcctaaaaattaaaaatatattgtctCATCGAAATATTAAACTACGATAGAATAATAGCTAACTTCGTTATCTTTGATCGAGaatgtaaataatttttcatgttgtaaaatatatattacCTAAACATCTGTGGCTAGAATCAATTATAGACTATGCTAATCACATAAAAATTCTCGATATAGCCAGCTAATGTACATAGCTTTAGTAGAAGACAACTTGGAGAGTGTTTGGGTTGATTAGAGGAATAACTTTTCCACCAAATGTAcgtttataaaatagttttttagcttaagtgattgAAAGCTTAAAATAAGTGATTAAACATATAAGTATttggatagaagtgttgaaaccgaaaaaaagttgatttattttgtaaacaagtgatgttaaatactttttattgtaaaaataacttaaatgtccttaaaattgttataaggtgaattatttataattttttattctaaaaaaagtAGATAAGCATACAGTACACCCCGTGAATTATGAaaaaagttgttacgacacactccttCACAGGGATCCTTTTACCCCTGAAGTCAATTTTAGTGCATTTTTGTCACCTTTTTGTGTTGATGTGacacttttattacataaaattggGGACCACGTCAAAGAGGCCGCGACAGTTaaaaaggtgccacatcagccaaaaagattgacaaaaacaCACTAAAATATAGTTAAGGGGTATTAGGACCGCATAAGTTTGAGTGTGTCACGATAAATTCGGTCATAGTTTAGGGATACTAAATGCTttactcaaaataaattttcgAGAAAACCTTCGATGTAGTGATGGGCTTGCTGAATAAAGCAAGACTTGGTTTAATTGCACAATTCTTTGCTGATTGAAACGTGCAAGACTTGgagaaataaaaattgagaagcggcaaaaagaaaaaagaaagaaaatcatatatttatggGCTATAAGTTCATGGTATCATTGGAATTAGAGGAATATATAAGGGATAAAAGGTATATATTTTATCGAACCtcaaagaattttaatctaaaaagtaaaaagctGAGGTACCCAGCTTCtcattttttgtgttttgttttttaaaaatcagtttttgttttttttaacactttttaACTTTAACAAACACTTAAAAAAAAACGCTAAACTAGAAACTAAATGGTTGTTTGACCAGATTTTAATCCCATCCAAACGGGAGCTTAATGTTGTGTGTTCTTTTatcaaaaaatgaatcaaaatttcaaacaaattatAAACTTTAATTAAAAGCTCCTTTTATTACGATCCTAtataaaaataagctaaattAACTATAGATCCTTTCTTAGCTAGAGATAAAAggattacaaaaatataaaatatgctAACTGTAAAAATATTTCTCGAGCGTATAGTATATGTTAATAAAATTAACTTATTAGAGGAACAAAAAGACTAGtctagagaaaataaagaaagacttgGTTGACATGCACAAGTCTTTGGCTGATTGAAACGTGCAAGACTAGGTGAAATCAAAATTGATATGACCAACGGCGGAGTCACATGTTCGTCGAAAATTACATTATGTAGGtaggtaaaaatatttttcatgtattgatactccttaatttttttcatgaatttacttCTTTATAAAAACTTTAACCCCGCCACTGAATATAACAGAATGaatgaagaaaagtaaaaaaaaattcaaaatcatgaagACCAAAAGGGATACCTCATTGCTATTTAAAATCTCAAAACCACATGTTATAGAGCATACCTACTAATTTTTGCAATAATGGAGAAAgccttcaaattttttttcttaacactCTTGTTCCTTATGGCTAGTTCAGCCATGACCCAAACAAACATTACCACGGATCAATTAGCTCTTTTGTCCTTAAAATCTCAAATCATTTCTGACCCCTCTCATTTCTTGGATGAAAATTGGTCTCCCGCTATTTCTGTTTGTCATTGGGTTGGAGTCACTTGTGGTTCTCGTCACCAACGAGTGAAGACCTTGAATCTTTCTAGCATGGCTCTTACAGGCAGGATTCCTCGTGAATTTGGAAACCTCTCATTTCTTGTTTCTCTCAACTTGGGAAGCAATAATTTCAATGGAAATTTTCCTCAAGAAATGACACGCTTGCGTCGACTTAAGTTTCTCGATTTAAGTTTCAACAGTTTCAGCGGGGAGGTTCCTTCTTGGTTAGGATTTTTACACCAACTTCAATTTCTAAATCTTGGGGATAATAGTTTCACTGGTTCCATCCCTTCTTCATTTTCTAATATTTCAAAACTTGAGACTTTGAatatggaatacaattcaatagAGGGCcaaataccaaaagtgattggaagTCTTATAAACCTTAGAGAATTAAACATGAGGGGTAACAAGCTCATAGGTTCTGTTCCTCAATCACTCTCGAATGCCTCGAGGTTGGAGACTTTGGAGATATCTCATAATTCTCTTCAAGGAAACATTCCAGAAGGGATTGGAAATCTTCATAACATGAAGTCGTTGGGCGTAGAATTTAATCAACTTACGGGTTCTATACCATTCcaaattttcaataattctaGAATTGAACTCATTGCATTTACAATGAATAGCTTAACAGGAAATCTTCCCAATAGTTTATGTAATGATCTCTCAATACTCAAAGAGATTTATCTATCCAAAAACAATCTACAGGGTCATATGCCTACAAGCTTATCAAATTGTTCACAACTTCATCTATTGGGTTTATCATATAATGAGTTTGATGGACCAATACATAGTGAAATTGGAAGATTGAGTAACTTGCAGTATTTGTATCTCGGATTTAACCATTTCAAAGGTatgtttttatcttattaatGCTTGTATCTAATTGCTTCagaattttaatttattacacAGTAACCGCTGGAATAATTTCAGTCAATTAATTAATTCAGGTATCTAAGTTTGGTGATATTAGGCATGGAGAGAAGCCAGATTAATGGTTCTgttcaaatatttttatcttctgagtatttttttttcttttttcttttaatacttTTGTATCACCAACAATATAAAAGTTAAAATCCTTTGTGGATTCTACCATGGGAGATTGACAGCTTAAACTCACTAGTAATCCACTATATGTGTTTCCAGGTGAAATACCCAAAGAGATAAGCAATCTCATTGAGCTGAAGGTACTTGATCTTGGGCTTAATAGTTTTAGTGGTTCACTTCCAATGGAGATCTTCAATATATCCGGGCTGAGAGTGATTTCTCTTTCATTCAACAATTTATCTGGAAGCCTTCCACCAAACATGTGTTCTGTCATACCCAACATCGAAGAGCTTTATCTGGACATCTTAACCGATCTTGTTGGGACTATTCCTCATTCGATCTCCAATTGTCCAAAACTTACTAATCTAGATCTTTCAGGCAACAAACTCACTGGCTTGATTCCCATCTCACTTGGATATTTGACTCATCTAGAGTATCTAAATTTAGGGGGAAACAATTTAAGCAGCGACTCATCATTAAGCTTCCTGACTTCCTTAACCAATAGCAGAAATTTAACATTTCTTGATATATCTTTCAACCCGCTAAATGGCATGCTTCCAGCCTCCATGGACAACTTTTCCACATCTCTTAGAAAATTTTACGCCAATGGTTGCAAGATCAAAGGGCGAATTCCAAATGATTTTGGGAACTTAAGCAGCTTATTAGACATTGATCTTTCTGGAAATAACTTGGTCGGATCGATTCCAACATCAATTGGCAACTTGAGAGACCTTCAACGGTTCAACTTGAGTAGCAACAAATTTACAGGATCTATTGGAGATCATATATGTAAAATGAAGCATTTGGGTGATATTTACCTGGgtcaaaatcaattttcaggATCTCTTCCTTATTGTTTAGGGAATATT
Proteins encoded in this window:
- the LOC107869254 gene encoding probable LRR receptor-like serine/threonine-protein kinase At3g47570 isoform X1; translation: MEKAFKFFFLTLLFLMASSAMTQTNITTDQLALLSLKSQIISDPSHFLDENWSPAISVCHWVGVTCGSRHQRVKTLNLSSMALTGRIPREFGNLSFLVSLNLGSNNFNGNFPQEMTRLRRLKFLDLSFNSFSGEVPSWLGFLHQLQFLNLGDNSFTGSIPSSFSNISKLETLNMEYNSIEGQIPKVIGSLINLRELNMRGNKLIGSVPQSLSNASRLETLEISHNSLQGNIPEGIGNLHNMKSLGVEFNQLTGSIPFQIFNNSRIELIAFTMNSLTGNLPNSLCNDLSILKEIYLSKNNLQGHMPTSLSNCSQLHLLGLSYNEFDGPIHSEIGRLSNLQYLYLGFNHFKGEIPKEISNLIELKVLDLGLNSFSGSLPMEIFNISGLRVISLSFNNLSGSLPPNMCSVIPNIEELYLDILTDLVGTIPHSISNCPKLTNLDLSGNKLTGLIPISLGYLTHLEYLNLGGNNLSSDSSLSFLTSLTNSRNLTFLDISFNPLNGMLPASMDNFSTSLRKFYANGCKIKGRIPNDFGNLSSLLDIDLSGNNLVGSIPTSIGNLRDLQRFNLSSNKFTGSIGDHICKMKHLGDIYLGQNQFSGSLPYCLGNITSLREIHLSSNKLSSNIPQSLGNLHDLVVLDLSSNNMVGSLPPEVGNLKVVTMIDLSMNQFSNRIPREIGGLQNLAHLSLRHNKLKGSIPDSMSNMVGLEFLDLSHNNISGSIPKSLEKLQNLKYFNISANKLYGEIPSGGPFKNLSSQFFIYNGALCGSSRFSVPPCSTSSKHRSNRKKILVLFLLLAIAVVFVPMAFVLLWIRYRRGKSVPQQADLLSTVARERISYYELLRATNALSESNLIGSGSFGSVYKGILRSGTAIAVKVFNLQLDAEFKSFDTECEVLCILRHRNLVKVITSCSNLDFKALVLEYMPNGSLEKYLYSYNYFLDIQQRLSIMIDVACALEYLHHGCSSVVIHCDLKPSNVLLDEDMVAHLSDFGISKLLGDDEIDLYTETLATLGYIAPEYGLDGLVSTKCDIYSYGIMLLETFTRRKPNEFEGDLSLKQWVSYSLPEAVMDVVDANLLTSTGNLLQMELDVVASIMKVALDCCAESPARRTNMKDVVAMLQKIKIKLLAS
- the LOC107869254 gene encoding probable LRR receptor-like serine/threonine-protein kinase At3g47570 isoform X2, whose product is MEKAFKFFFLTLLFLMASSAMTQTNITTDQLALLSLKSQIISDPSHFLDENWSPAISVCHWVGVTCGSRHQRVKTLNLSSMALTGRIPREFGNLSFLVSLNLGSNNFNGNFPQEMTRLRRLKFLDLSFNSFSGEVPSWLGFLHQLQFLNLGDNSFTGSIPSSFSNISKLETLNMEYNSIEGQIPKVIGSLINLRELNMRGNKLIGSVPQSLSNASRLETLEISHNSLQGNIPEGIGNLHNMKSLGVEFNQLTGSIPFQIFNNSRIELIAFTMNSLTGNLPNSLCNDLSILKEIYLSKNNLQGHMPTSLSNCSQLHLLGLSYNEFDGPIHSEIGRLSNLQYLYLGFNHFKGEIPKEISNLIELKVLDLGLNSFSGSLPMEIFNISGLRVISLSFNNLSGSLPPNMCSVIPNIEELYLDILTDLVGTIPHSISNCPKLTNLDLSGNKLTGLIPISLGYLTHLEYLNLGGNNLSSDSSLSFLTSLTNSRNLTFLDISFNPLNGMLPASMDNFSTSLRKFYANGCKIKGRIPNDFGNLSSLLDIDLSGNNLVGSIPTSIGNLRDLQRFNLSSNKFTGSIGDHICKMKHLGDIYLGQNQFSGSLPYCLGNITSLREIHLSSNKLSSNIPQSLGNLHDLVVLDLSSNNMVGSLPPEVGNLKVVTMIDLSMNQFSNRIPREIGGLQNLAHLSLRHNKLKGSIPDSMSNMVGLEFLDLSHNNISGSIPKSLEKLQNLKYFNISANKLYGEIPSGGPFKNLSSQFFIYNGALCGSSRFSVPPCSTSSKHRSNRKKILVLFLLLAIAVVFVPMAFVLLWIRYRRGKSVPQQADLLSTVARERISYYELLRATNALSESNLIGSGSFGSVYKGILRSGTAIAVKVFNLQLDAEFKSFDTECEVLCILRHRNLVKVITSCSNLDFKALVLEYMPNGSLEKYLYSYNYFLDIQQRLSIMIDVACALEYLHHGCSSVVIHCDLKPSNVLLDEDMVAHLSDFGISKLLGDDEIDLYTETLATLGYIAPEYGLDGLVSTKCDIYSYGIMLLETFTRRKPNEFEGDLSLKQWMELDVVASIMKVALDCCAESPARRTNMKDVVAMLQKIKIKLLAS